The following are encoded together in the Gopherus evgoodei ecotype Sinaloan lineage chromosome 17, rGopEvg1_v1.p, whole genome shotgun sequence genome:
- the FAM222B gene encoding protein FAM222B isoform X2 has translation MRSAQYPTPAELDAYAKKVANNPLTIKIFPNSVKVPQRKHIRRTVNGLDTSGQRYSPYPSQPTTKTGLLAIVKSPAKGIIKDFDGTRARLLPEAMMNPPSAPYIAPSTLNHPQALARQQALQHAQTLPHPQSIPQPQSLTHPQGIPQPQTLPHPQNMQQPQSLQHPQTMAHQTLQHPANTLLQPGLHGSRKMPDADAPPNVTVSTSTIPLSMAATLQQNQPPDLSSIVHQINQFCQARAGISTTSVCEGQIANPSPISRNLLINASTRVSTHNVPTPMPSCVVNPVDHAAAIPSSASVNLPMININRVPSAYQNEIKSVAWNQHQLAHLQQMCGDAAGPTGLAGKHPQREIGGQGFPGKSSNYPQELCMGQSFNLKPPIEKPTPSPPVNGLQGPLPYTNGHYFQPIWNNILPTPNSDSSGSQDLAMPFHAGQPAGAPLDCAAGAHYRAGAGSSSQNSVMQTMDYLSGDFQQACFRDQSMAVLGKVHRPPMNRAPEPTDSRNLHIQHPGYR, from the coding sequence ATGAGATCTGCACAGTATCCTACCCCAGCAGAATTGGATGCTTATGCTAAGAAGGTTGCCAACAATCCACTGACTATAAAAATTTTTCCAAACAGCGTCAAAGTTCCCCAGAGGAAACACATACGCCGTACTGTGAATGGACTTGATACTTCAGGCCAGAGGTATAGTCCTTACCCGTCTCAGCCCACCACAAAAACAGGCCTGCTCGCGATAGTCAAATCTCCAGCTAAAGGAATTATCAAAGACTTTGACGGAACACGCGCACGTCTGCTGCCGGAAGCAATGATGAATCCCCCTTCCGCACCATACATTGCACCTAGCACTTTAAACCACCCCCAGGCGCTTGCTCGCCAGCAGGCCCTTCAGCATGCACAGACTCTGCCACACCCCCAGAGTATACCGCAGCCACAAAGCTTAACACACCCTCAGGGTATACCGCAACCACAGACTTTGCCGCACCCTCAGAATatgcagcagccacagagcttgcAGCATCCGCAGACCATGGCACATCAGACTCTGCAGCACCCTGCAAACACTTTGCTGCAGCCAGGTTTACATGGAAGCAGAAAGATGCCAGATGCAGATGCACCGCCGAATGTGACCGTGTCTACCTCAACCATTCCCCTCTCTATGGCTGCCACTCTGCAGCAGAACCAACCACCAGACCTGAGCAGCATTGTGCACCAGATTAACCAGTTCTGCCAGGCCAGAGCTGGCATTAGCACTACCTCAGTATGTGAGGGACAGATTGCAAACCCGAGCCCCATAAGTCGCAACCTGCTTATCAATGCAAGTACCAGGGTATCGACTCACAATGTTCCCACTCCCATGCCTTCCTGTGTAGTAAACCCTGTAGATCATGCTGCTGCTATTCCTTCTTCTGCCTCTGTTAATTTACCCATGATAAACATCAACAGGGTGCCATCTGCATACCAGAATGAAATTAAATCAGTTGCATGGAACCAGCATCAGCTTGCACATCTCCAGCAAATGTGTGGCGATGCTGCTGGACCTACTGGACTTGCGGGGAAGCACCCTCAGAGAGAGATTGGAGGGCAAGGTTTTCCTGGTAAATCTTCAAACTATCCCCAAGAACTGTGCATGGGCCAGTCTTTCAACTTAAAGCCTCCTATTGAGAAGCCTACACCTTCCCCACCTGTGAATGGATTGCAGGGACCCTTGCCATATACTAATGGGCACTATTTCCAGCCCATATGGAATAACATTCTGCCCACACCGAACAGTGACAGCTCTGGGTCACAGGACCTTGCCATGCCTTTTCATGCAGGACAGCCAGCAGGGGCACCACTAGATTGTGCAGCAGGAGCTCATTATAGAGCCGGAGCTGGTTCGTCCAGCCAGAATAGTGTGATGCAGACCATGGATTACCTAAGTGGGGACTTCCAGCAGGCTTGCTTCAGAGATCAGAGTATGGCTGTGCTGGGAAAAGTCCATCGCCCTCCCATGAACCGAGCACCTGAACCAACTGATAGTCGAAATCTTCATATTCAGCACCCGGGGTATAGATAG
- the FAM222B gene encoding protein FAM222B isoform X1, whose protein sequence is MLACLPGPGDLSFQLLSYPQMNTGLQKWDTTQKMRSAQYPTPAELDAYAKKVANNPLTIKIFPNSVKVPQRKHIRRTVNGLDTSGQRYSPYPSQPTTKTGLLAIVKSPAKGIIKDFDGTRARLLPEAMMNPPSAPYIAPSTLNHPQALARQQALQHAQTLPHPQSIPQPQSLTHPQGIPQPQTLPHPQNMQQPQSLQHPQTMAHQTLQHPANTLLQPGLHGSRKMPDADAPPNVTVSTSTIPLSMAATLQQNQPPDLSSIVHQINQFCQARAGISTTSVCEGQIANPSPISRNLLINASTRVSTHNVPTPMPSCVVNPVDHAAAIPSSASVNLPMININRVPSAYQNEIKSVAWNQHQLAHLQQMCGDAAGPTGLAGKHPQREIGGQGFPGKSSNYPQELCMGQSFNLKPPIEKPTPSPPVNGLQGPLPYTNGHYFQPIWNNILPTPNSDSSGSQDLAMPFHAGQPAGAPLDCAAGAHYRAGAGSSSQNSVMQTMDYLSGDFQQACFRDQSMAVLGKVHRPPMNRAPEPTDSRNLHIQHPGYR, encoded by the exons ATGCTGGCCTGTCTACCAGGACCAGGTGACCTCTCCTTTCAGCTTCTTTCTTACCCGCAGATGAACACTGGACTTCAGAAAT GGGACACTACACAGAAGATGAGATCTGCACAGTATCCTACCCCAGCAGAATTGGATGCTTATGCTAAGAAGGTTGCCAACAATCCACTGACTATAAAAATTTTTCCAAACAGCGTCAAAGTTCCCCAGAGGAAACACATACGCCGTACTGTGAATGGACTTGATACTTCAGGCCAGAGGTATAGTCCTTACCCGTCTCAGCCCACCACAAAAACAGGCCTGCTCGCGATAGTCAAATCTCCAGCTAAAGGAATTATCAAAGACTTTGACGGAACACGCGCACGTCTGCTGCCGGAAGCAATGATGAATCCCCCTTCCGCACCATACATTGCACCTAGCACTTTAAACCACCCCCAGGCGCTTGCTCGCCAGCAGGCCCTTCAGCATGCACAGACTCTGCCACACCCCCAGAGTATACCGCAGCCACAAAGCTTAACACACCCTCAGGGTATACCGCAACCACAGACTTTGCCGCACCCTCAGAATatgcagcagccacagagcttgcAGCATCCGCAGACCATGGCACATCAGACTCTGCAGCACCCTGCAAACACTTTGCTGCAGCCAGGTTTACATGGAAGCAGAAAGATGCCAGATGCAGATGCACCGCCGAATGTGACCGTGTCTACCTCAACCATTCCCCTCTCTATGGCTGCCACTCTGCAGCAGAACCAACCACCAGACCTGAGCAGCATTGTGCACCAGATTAACCAGTTCTGCCAGGCCAGAGCTGGCATTAGCACTACCTCAGTATGTGAGGGACAGATTGCAAACCCGAGCCCCATAAGTCGCAACCTGCTTATCAATGCAAGTACCAGGGTATCGACTCACAATGTTCCCACTCCCATGCCTTCCTGTGTAGTAAACCCTGTAGATCATGCTGCTGCTATTCCTTCTTCTGCCTCTGTTAATTTACCCATGATAAACATCAACAGGGTGCCATCTGCATACCAGAATGAAATTAAATCAGTTGCATGGAACCAGCATCAGCTTGCACATCTCCAGCAAATGTGTGGCGATGCTGCTGGACCTACTGGACTTGCGGGGAAGCACCCTCAGAGAGAGATTGGAGGGCAAGGTTTTCCTGGTAAATCTTCAAACTATCCCCAAGAACTGTGCATGGGCCAGTCTTTCAACTTAAAGCCTCCTATTGAGAAGCCTACACCTTCCCCACCTGTGAATGGATTGCAGGGACCCTTGCCATATACTAATGGGCACTATTTCCAGCCCATATGGAATAACATTCTGCCCACACCGAACAGTGACAGCTCTGGGTCACAGGACCTTGCCATGCCTTTTCATGCAGGACAGCCAGCAGGGGCACCACTAGATTGTGCAGCAGGAGCTCATTATAGAGCCGGAGCTGGTTCGTCCAGCCAGAATAGTGTGATGCAGACCATGGATTACCTAAGTGGGGACTTCCAGCAGGCTTGCTTCAGAGATCAGAGTATGGCTGTGCTGGGAAAAGTCCATCGCCCTCCCATGAACCGAGCACCTGAACCAACTGATAGTCGAAATCTTCATATTCAGCACCCGGGGTATAGATAG